A stretch of Lactuca sativa cultivar Salinas chromosome 6, Lsat_Salinas_v11, whole genome shotgun sequence DNA encodes these proteins:
- the LOC122194859 gene encoding uncharacterized protein LOC122194859, giving the protein MHPNVFLQLAKELELQYGLESSVKMLVVEKLGIFLYTLALGVSNRDVGERFQRLGDTISRAFHEVLEAITPRGKRFKGLARDIIQPKDPTFQFIPSQIKNNKRYMPYFKRHASLKLNNCVTLVEKGYLLNVMATCDFDMCFTFASVGWEGSAHDTRVFLHAINTPSMNFPKPPEEHPDCIPIDELRDVRGSDTSSEEFYEGSNNMKRVRNDIATLIWNAWHLGVVKQNIKKMREMDYFVVAANEYEEKPRSEPCLLLMVDTARKCKISNLTND; this is encoded by the exons ATGCACCCAAATGTGTTCCTACAACTAGCTAAAGAACTTGAATTACAATATGGATTGGAGTCAAGTGTTAAAATGCTAGTTGTTGAAAAGTTGGGGATCTTTTTATACACCCTTGCCTTAGGTGTGTCCAATAGAGATGTTGGGGAGAGATTTCAACGACTTGGAGATACGATTAGTAGAGCTTTTCATGAAGTTCTAGAAGCAATAACTCCTAGAGGCAAAAGATTCAAAGGTTTGGCACGTGACATTATACAACCAAAAGATCCAACCTTTCAATTTATACCTTCACAAATCAAGAACAATAAAAGATACATGCCCTATTTTAAG CGACATGCATCACTGAAGCTTAACAATTGTGTTACATTGGTAGAAAAGGGATACCTACTTAATGTAATGGcaacttgtgattttgatatgtgttTTACCTTTGCATCTGTTGGGTGGGAAGGATCTGCACATGACACGCGTGTGTTCCTTCATGCTATTAACACGCCATCAATGAACTTCCCCAAACCACCTGAAG AACATCCTGATTGTATACCAATTGATGAACTTCGTGATGTTCGTGGTAGTGACACGAGTAGTGAAGAATTTTACGAAGGATCTAATAATATGAAGCGTGTTCGTAATGATATTGCGACTTTAATATGGAATGCTTGGC ATCTTGGGGTTGTGAAGCAGAACATTAAAAAGATGAGGGAAATG GATTATTTTGTTGTTGCTGCTAATGAGTATGAGGAGAAACCTAGAAGTGAGCCATGTTTGCTGTTAATG GTGGATACTGCAAGAAAatgtaaaatttcaaatttaacaaACGATTAA